From a single Bradyrhizobium sediminis genomic region:
- the rplF gene encoding 50S ribosomal protein L6 produces the protein MSRVGKRPVTIPSGVTANVEGQTVKMKGPKGQLQFVVHDDVEVKFENGAVKVAPRFKTNRAQALYGTARAQVANLVEGVTKGFEKKLEITGVGYRAALQGKNLQLALGYSHDVVYAIPEGIAITVPKPTEIIVAGNDSQRVGQVAAEIRSYRPPEPYKGKGVKYSDEFIFRKEGKKK, from the coding sequence ATGTCACGTGTTGGCAAGCGGCCTGTAACGATCCCGTCCGGTGTGACGGCGAACGTCGAAGGGCAGACCGTCAAGATGAAGGGGCCGAAAGGCCAGCTTCAGTTCGTCGTACACGACGACGTCGAAGTGAAGTTCGAGAACGGCGCGGTCAAGGTCGCGCCGAGGTTCAAGACCAACCGCGCGCAGGCCCTGTACGGCACCGCGCGCGCCCAGGTCGCGAACCTGGTCGAGGGCGTCACCAAGGGCTTCGAGAAGAAGCTCGAGATCACCGGCGTCGGTTATCGCGCCGCGCTGCAGGGCAAGAACCTGCAGCTGGCGCTCGGCTACAGCCACGACGTGGTCTATGCGATCCCGGAAGGCATCGCGATCACGGTGCCGAAGCCGACCGAGATCATCGTCGCCGGCAACGACTCCCAGCGCGTCGGCCAGGTCGCCGCCGAGATTCGCAGCTATCGCCCGCCGGAGCCCTACAAGGGCAAGGGCGTGAAATATTCCGACGAATTTATCTTCCGCAAGGAAGGCAAGAAGAAGTAA
- the rpsH gene encoding 30S ribosomal protein S8, whose amino-acid sequence MSTHDPISDLITRIRNAQMRAKPKVSTPGSKMRANVLEVLKTEGYIRGYASVEHASGRSELEIELKYFDGEPVIREIERVSKPGRRVYASVKNLPRVNNGLGISVLSTPKGIMADHDARDANVGGEVLFTVF is encoded by the coding sequence ATGTCAACGCACGATCCCATCAGCGATCTCATCACCCGCATCCGCAACGCCCAGATGCGTGCCAAGCCCAAGGTCTCGACCCCGGGCTCGAAGATGCGCGCCAACGTGCTCGAGGTGCTGAAGACCGAGGGTTACATCCGCGGCTACGCCAGCGTCGAGCATGCCAGCGGCCGCAGCGAGCTCGAGATCGAGCTGAAGTATTTCGACGGCGAGCCGGTTATTCGCGAGATCGAGCGGGTATCGAAGCCGGGGCGGCGCGTTTACGCCTCGGTCAAGAACCTGCCGCGAGTGAACAACGGTCTCGGCATTTCCGTGTTATCGACACCGAAGGGAATCATGGCTGACCACGACGCGCGCGACGCGAATGTGGGCGGCGAAGTTCTCTTCACGGTGTTCTGA
- the rpsN gene encoding 30S ribosomal protein S14 has translation MAKKSSIEKNNRRKRMTKNAAPRRAKLKAIIADKTKPMEERFAATLKLAEMPRNSSATRIRNRCEITGRPRSNYRKNKLSRIALRELGSKGLVPGLVKSSW, from the coding sequence ATGGCAAAGAAGAGTTCGATCGAGAAGAACAACCGCCGCAAGCGGATGACCAAGAACGCAGCGCCCCGGCGCGCGAAGCTCAAGGCCATCATCGCCGACAAGACCAAGCCGATGGAAGAGCGGTTCGCGGCGACGCTGAAACTCGCCGAGATGCCGCGCAACTCGTCGGCGACTCGCATCCGCAACCGCTGCGAAATCACCGGGCGCCCGCGCTCGAACTATCGTAAGAACAAGCTTTCCCGCATCGCGCTGCGTGAACTCGGCTCCAAGGGCCTGGTTCCCGGGCTCGTGAAGTCGAGCTGGTAA
- the rplE gene encoding 50S ribosomal protein L5: protein MAETAYTPRLRAEYDKSIRGKLTEQFGYANVMQVPRLDKVVLNMGVGEAVNDRKKAELAAADLALIAGQKPVVTYSRVAIATFKLRENQPIGAKVTLRKAKMYEFIDRLINVALPRVRDFRGLNPKSFDGRGNYSLGIKEHIIFPEIDFDKMGETWGMDVTVCTTARTDDEARALLTAFNFPFRQ, encoded by the coding sequence ATGGCTGAGACCGCATACACCCCGCGCCTGCGCGCGGAATACGACAAGAGCATCCGCGGCAAGCTGACCGAGCAGTTCGGCTATGCCAACGTCATGCAGGTGCCGCGCCTGGACAAGGTCGTGCTCAACATGGGCGTCGGCGAGGCGGTCAACGACCGCAAGAAGGCCGAGCTCGCTGCGGCCGACCTCGCGCTGATCGCTGGCCAGAAGCCGGTCGTGACCTATTCGCGGGTCGCGATCGCGACCTTCAAGCTGCGCGAGAACCAGCCGATCGGCGCCAAGGTGACGCTGCGCAAGGCCAAGATGTACGAATTCATCGACCGCCTGATCAACGTGGCGCTGCCGCGCGTGCGCGACTTCCGCGGCCTCAACCCGAAGAGCTTCGACGGCCGCGGCAACTATTCGCTCGGCATCAAGGAACACATCATTTTCCCCGAAATCGACTTCGACAAGATGGGGGAAACATGGGGCATGGACGTCACGGTGTGCACCACCGCGCGCACCGACGACGAAGCGCGTGCCTTGTTGACCGCATTCAATTTCCCGTTCCGGCAGTGA
- the rplX gene encoding 50S ribosomal protein L24, which yields MAAKIRKGDKVIVLTGRDKGRTGEVFEVRPDDNKALVRGINLVKRHQKQTQAQEGGIISKEAPIHLSNIAIVGKDGKPTRVGFKIQADGKKVRVAKSSGAEIDG from the coding sequence ATGGCTGCCAAGATCCGGAAGGGTGACAAGGTCATCGTGCTGACCGGCCGCGACAAGGGTCGCACCGGCGAGGTGTTCGAGGTGCGTCCTGACGACAACAAGGCGCTGGTCCGCGGGATCAACCTCGTGAAGCGTCACCAGAAGCAGACCCAGGCGCAGGAGGGCGGCATCATCTCGAAGGAGGCGCCGATCCACCTGTCCAACATCGCGATCGTCGGCAAGGACGGCAAGCCGACCCGCGTGGGTTTCAAGATTCAGGCCGATGGCAAGAAGGTACGCGTTGCCAAGAGCTCGGGAGCAGAGATCGATGGCTGA
- the rplN gene encoding 50S ribosomal protein L14, producing MIQMQTNLDVADNSGARRVMCIKVLGGSKRRYATVGDVIVVSIKEAIPRGKVKKGDVMKAVVVRVRKDIRRADGSVIRFDRNAAVLINNQSEPVGTRIFGPVPRELRAKNHMKIISLAPEVL from the coding sequence ATGATTCAGATGCAGACCAACCTCGACGTGGCCGATAATTCAGGCGCACGCCGTGTCATGTGCATCAAGGTGCTTGGGGGCTCCAAGCGCCGCTATGCCACCGTGGGCGACGTTATTGTCGTGTCGATCAAGGAAGCGATTCCGCGCGGCAAGGTGAAGAAGGGCGACGTCATGAAGGCCGTCGTGGTGCGGGTCCGCAAGGACATCCGCCGCGCCGACGGCTCCGTCATCCGCTTCGACCGCAACGCCGCCGTGCTGATCAACAATCAGTCGGAGCCGGTCGGCACCCGTATCTTCGGGCCCGTGCCGCGCGAACTGCGCGCCAAGAACCACATGAAGATCATTTCGCTTGCGCCGGAGGTGCTGTGA
- the rpsQ gene encoding 30S ribosomal protein S17, producing MPKRTLQGVVVSDKQAKTVVVRVDRRFTHPIYKKTIRRSKNYHAHDENNEFKPGDMVWIEESKPISKLKRWTVVRGEQKKTA from the coding sequence ATGCCGAAACGTACACTTCAGGGCGTGGTCGTCAGCGACAAGCAAGCCAAGACGGTTGTGGTGCGCGTCGATCGCCGCTTCACCCACCCGATCTACAAGAAGACGATCCGCCGCTCGAAAAACTATCACGCGCACGACGAGAACAACGAGTTCAAGCCGGGCGACATGGTGTGGATCGAGGAGAGCAAGCCGATCTCGAAGTTGAAGCGCTGGACTGTGGTCCGGGGCGAACAGAAGAAAACGGCCTGA
- the rpmC gene encoding 50S ribosomal protein L29 yields the protein MAEMKTADIRAMSPDQMDDAVLNLKKERFNLRFQRATGQLENTSRLREARRDIARIKTIAAQKRDAKK from the coding sequence ATGGCCGAGATGAAGACTGCCGATATCCGCGCAATGAGCCCCGATCAGATGGACGACGCCGTCCTCAATCTGAAGAAGGAGCGCTTCAATCTGCGTTTCCAGCGCGCCACCGGGCAGCTGGAGAACACCTCGCGGCTGCGTGAAGCCCGCCGCGACATCGCCCGTATCAAGACCATCGCCGCGCAGAAGCGCGACGCGAAGAAGTAA
- the rplP gene encoding 50S ribosomal protein L16 — translation MMQPKKTKFRKAHKGRIHGVATSGATLSFGQFGLKAMAPERLTARQIEAARRALTRHMKRAGRVWIRIFPDLPVSKKPAEVRMGSGKGTPELWVARVKPGRVIFEIDGVNVQTAKEALSLAAAKLPIKTRFVARIAE, via the coding sequence ATGATGCAACCAAAGAAGACGAAGTTCCGGAAGGCGCATAAGGGCCGTATCCACGGCGTTGCGACTTCGGGCGCGACGTTGTCGTTCGGTCAGTTCGGCCTGAAGGCGATGGCGCCAGAGCGCCTCACCGCCCGCCAGATCGAAGCCGCGCGCCGCGCGCTCACCCGTCACATGAAGCGCGCCGGCCGCGTCTGGATCCGGATCTTCCCGGACCTGCCGGTGTCGAAGAAGCCTGCCGAAGTCCGCATGGGCTCCGGCAAGGGTACTCCGGAATTGTGGGTGGCGCGGGTCAAGCCCGGCCGCGTGATTTTCGAGATCGACGGCGTGAACGTGCAGACCGCCAAGGAAGCGCTGTCGCTCGCCGCCGCCAAGTTGCCGATCAAGACGCGCTTCGTCGCGCGCATTGCGGAGTAG
- the rpsC gene encoding 30S ribosomal protein S3 has protein sequence MGQKINPIGLRLGINRTWDSRWFAGKNEYGKLLHEDVKIREILHKELKQAAVARIVIERPHKKCRVTIHSARPGVVIGKKGADIDKLRKRVADITASDVVINIVEIRKPELDATLVAESIAQQLERRVAFRRAMKRAVQSAMRLGAEGIRINCSGRLGGAEIARMEWYREGRVPLHTLRADIDYGVATAFTTFGTCGVKVWIFKGEILEHDPMAQDKKMAEGDTSRPRRDAA, from the coding sequence ATGGGTCAAAAAATCAATCCAATCGGACTTCGTCTCGGCATCAACCGGACGTGGGATTCCCGTTGGTTCGCCGGCAAGAACGAATACGGCAAGCTGCTGCACGAGGATGTCAAAATCCGCGAGATCCTGCACAAGGAGCTCAAGCAGGCGGCGGTCGCCAGGATCGTGATCGAGCGTCCGCACAAGAAGTGCCGCGTGACGATCCACTCGGCGCGTCCCGGCGTCGTGATCGGCAAGAAGGGCGCCGACATCGACAAGCTGCGCAAGCGGGTTGCCGACATCACCGCCTCCGACGTCGTCATCAACATCGTCGAAATCCGCAAGCCGGAGCTCGACGCTACGCTGGTCGCCGAATCGATCGCGCAGCAGCTCGAACGCCGCGTCGCGTTCCGCCGCGCCATGAAGCGCGCGGTGCAGTCGGCGATGCGTCTCGGCGCCGAAGGCATTCGTATCAACTGCTCGGGCCGTCTCGGCGGCGCCGAAATCGCGCGCATGGAATGGTATCGCGAAGGCCGCGTGCCGCTGCACACGCTGCGCGCCGACATCGATTACGGCGTGGCGACCGCGTTCACCACGTTCGGAACCTGCGGCGTCAAGGTCTGGATCTTCAAGGGTGAAATCCTCGAACACGACCCGATGGCCCAGGACAAGAAGATGGCCGAAGGCGACACTTCGCGGCCGCGTCGCGACGCTGCCTGA
- the rplV gene encoding 50S ribosomal protein L22, translating into MSKPKRERSLPDNEAKAIARMLRVSPQKLNLVAQLIRGRKASAALADLQFSRKRIAVDVKKCLESAIANAENNHDLEVDDLIVAEAHVGNGIVMKRFAPRGRGRSGRVFKPFSQLTIVVRQVEAEASA; encoded by the coding sequence ATGAGCAAACCTAAGCGCGAACGGAGCCTCCCGGACAACGAGGCCAAGGCGATCGCCCGAATGCTGCGGGTGAGCCCGCAGAAGCTTAACCTGGTCGCGCAGCTGATCCGCGGCCGGAAGGCTTCGGCTGCGCTCGCGGACCTGCAGTTCTCGCGCAAGCGGATCGCGGTCGACGTCAAGAAGTGCCTGGAATCGGCGATCGCCAACGCCGAGAACAACCACGATCTCGAAGTTGACGATCTGATCGTCGCCGAGGCGCATGTCGGCAACGGCATCGTGATGAAGCGTTTCGCACCGCGCGGCCGTGGCCGCTCGGGCCGTGTATTCAAACCGTTCTCGCAGCTGACGATCGTCGTTCGTCAGGTCGAGGCCGAGGCTAGCGCTTAA